A region of Chitinophaga horti DNA encodes the following proteins:
- a CDS encoding carboxypeptidase-like regulatory domain-containing protein: MRRILLFVTLLTFTCSSLWAQDKKAVTGTVKDEKGTLLPGVTVLEKGTSNGAATMADGTFKINAAPTATLVISFMGYVAQEVAVNGQASLNVILKEDSKNLNEVVVTALGM, translated from the coding sequence ATGCGACGAATTTTGCTTTTCGTAACGCTGCTCACTTTTACCTGTTCTTCCCTTTGGGCTCAGGATAAGAAAGCAGTTACCGGAACGGTAAAGGATGAAAAAGGCACGCTGTTACCCGGTGTAACGGTGCTGGAAAAGGGCACTTCGAACGGCGCTGCCACCATGGCGGACGGTACGTTCAAGATCAACGCAGCGCCCACTGCAACGCTCGTCATTTCTTTTATGGGTTACGTAGCGCAGGAAGTGGCTGTCAATGGCCAGGCTTCCCTCAACGTAATACTGAAAGAGGACAGCAAAAACCTGAACGAAGTAGTAGTAACGGCTTTGGGCATGTGA
- a CDS encoding SusD/RagB family nutrient-binding outer membrane lipoprotein yields the protein MKIINKFGIGVLALATFASSCTRDFEELNTNPEVSTNIQPELLFTSPAKAIVDRDFDWYYDNYAYLMRWMQFSTNYPIGNSGGMFNAQNTNNLYQGLYNNIGRNLTEIHNLVEKLDSANKPRYQHVDAIASVLKTYAAFRVSDANGSIPYSEAWKARSEANFLPAYDTQQELFATWDADLKVAVAVLAQDLPNQVSYGTGDIFYSGDRAKWAAAANALRLKIAMRLWKRNPEKTREVATEVMASPAGLMTSIDNEWKFVSSTGNFAVGGNWMVQGNNPSRAAASMLNFMYDNADPRLRLFYQPNAFTQTVFNSLKTAGVFPESAVYNPRQYIGAPSSPDAVNNPATAALFGVKNYTLNGQTVNYDTLSTLQNRLFDLSADGGASGQYTQPILSYAEQCFMIAELAVRGVVTQDAQEWYNRGVTASIRAYDRMGSIARIVGYTAVTDQQINAYLQTAVVAFTGTDEQKLEKIGVQNHINHYKAPWEAWGDWKRTGYPKVGGILPFEPFTTNGTVLTVPRRWALPLPNNSNMANYNAAIEEMRQSGEYGAGPEEITGRVWWDKR from the coding sequence ATGAAGATCATTAATAAATTTGGAATAGGTGTACTGGCCCTGGCAACCTTCGCCAGCTCCTGCACACGCGATTTCGAGGAACTGAATACAAACCCGGAGGTAAGCACCAACATTCAGCCCGAGCTGCTCTTTACCTCCCCGGCAAAGGCTATCGTAGACCGTGACTTTGACTGGTACTACGATAACTACGCCTACCTGATGCGCTGGATGCAGTTCTCCACGAACTACCCGATCGGTAACAGCGGTGGTATGTTCAACGCACAAAACACCAACAACCTTTACCAGGGCTTGTACAATAACATCGGCCGTAACCTGACGGAAATTCACAACCTGGTGGAGAAGCTGGACAGTGCAAACAAACCACGCTATCAGCATGTGGATGCAATTGCTTCCGTGCTTAAAACTTACGCAGCTTTCCGCGTGTCTGATGCGAACGGCAGCATTCCTTACAGCGAAGCCTGGAAGGCGCGTTCCGAAGCTAACTTCCTGCCTGCTTACGACACGCAGCAGGAATTGTTCGCTACCTGGGACGCCGACCTGAAAGTGGCAGTAGCGGTGCTGGCGCAGGACCTGCCCAACCAGGTGAGCTATGGCACCGGCGATATCTTTTACAGTGGTGACCGCGCCAAATGGGCTGCTGCAGCGAATGCACTGCGGCTGAAAATTGCCATGCGCCTCTGGAAACGTAACCCGGAAAAAACACGCGAGGTAGCTACGGAAGTAATGGCCAGCCCTGCCGGCCTTATGACCAGCATCGATAACGAATGGAAATTTGTGTCATCTACCGGCAACTTTGCCGTGGGTGGAAACTGGATGGTACAGGGTAACAACCCGAGCCGTGCAGCCGCGTCTATGCTGAATTTTATGTACGACAATGCAGACCCCCGTTTGCGTTTGTTCTATCAACCTAATGCGTTTACACAAACAGTGTTTAACTCGCTGAAAACAGCAGGCGTATTTCCTGAATCTGCTGTGTATAACCCACGCCAGTACATCGGCGCACCTTCCAGCCCGGATGCGGTTAACAATCCGGCAACGGCTGCACTTTTCGGTGTAAAAAATTATACACTGAACGGTCAGACGGTGAACTACGACACGCTGTCGACCCTGCAAAACAGGTTGTTCGACCTGAGCGCAGATGGTGGCGCGTCCGGACAGTACACGCAACCAATCCTTTCTTACGCAGAGCAATGTTTCATGATCGCTGAATTGGCGGTACGTGGCGTTGTAACGCAGGATGCACAGGAGTGGTATAACAGGGGCGTGACCGCTTCTATCAGGGCATACGACCGCATGGGTTCTATCGCGCGGATAGTGGGTTATACGGCGGTGACTGACCAGCAGATCAATGCTTACCTGCAAACTGCGGTGGTAGCCTTTACCGGTACCGATGAGCAGAAGCTGGAAAAGATCGGCGTACAGAACCACATTAACCACTATAAAGCACCATGGGAAGCATGGGGCGACTGGAAACGTACCGGTTACCCGAAAGTGGGTGGCATCCTGCCTTTCGAGCCGTTCACGACCAATGGTACTGTTCTTACAGTACCCCGCCGCTGGGCGCTGCCGCTGCCAAACAATTCCAATATGGCCAACTATAATGCTGCCATCGAAGAAATGAGGCAGTCTGGCGAATACGGTGCCGGTCCGGAAGAAATTACCGGCCGTGTATGGTGGGATAAAAGATAG
- a CDS encoding LacI family DNA-binding transcriptional regulator codes for MKGVSIKDIAKQAGVSPTTVSFVLNGKAKEKRISEGVSKKILKLATKLKYKPNQLARGLRTGKTKTIGLIVEDIANHFFANVAKIVEEEADKYGYKVLYGSTEDNLQKAKGLLEVLEYRQVDGYIITPTVNLDKDIEALKHARKPMVLLDRYLPNIPTNYVMVNNFQGAYDAAEYLMQQGFEKIAVVTITSEQIQMKERLDGFLAAMKAHRSGFPRKMLKKLSFAATKEEAIEEIKAFITSIPNLDAIFFTTNYLGIYGIESVKDLGLQIGEDIAFISFDDHDLFRLYSPGITCVEQPIHDIARNVIQVLMNELNNNTNQINQVVLPATLVKRGSCSKRLSGKSAS; via the coding sequence ATGAAAGGAGTATCCATTAAAGATATTGCAAAACAGGCAGGCGTATCGCCTACCACCGTCTCGTTCGTTCTCAATGGCAAAGCTAAAGAGAAACGTATCAGCGAGGGGGTGAGCAAAAAGATCCTGAAACTTGCCACGAAACTGAAATACAAGCCCAACCAGCTCGCCCGCGGTCTTCGTACGGGTAAAACCAAAACTATCGGTCTTATCGTTGAAGATATCGCCAACCACTTCTTTGCTAATGTAGCTAAAATCGTGGAAGAAGAGGCGGATAAATACGGTTACAAAGTATTGTACGGCAGCACCGAAGACAACCTGCAAAAGGCCAAAGGTTTGCTCGAAGTACTCGAATACCGCCAGGTAGATGGGTACATCATCACACCAACCGTAAATCTGGATAAGGACATAGAAGCGCTGAAACATGCGCGGAAGCCAATGGTGCTGCTCGACCGTTACCTGCCGAACATCCCGACGAACTATGTAATGGTAAACAACTTCCAGGGCGCGTACGATGCCGCGGAATATCTCATGCAGCAGGGATTTGAAAAGATCGCCGTAGTAACCATTACTTCAGAACAGATCCAGATGAAGGAACGCCTCGATGGTTTCCTGGCGGCAATGAAAGCACATCGCTCCGGCTTCCCGCGTAAGATGTTGAAGAAATTGTCTTTCGCTGCTACCAAGGAAGAAGCGATCGAAGAGATCAAAGCATTTATTACTTCTATTCCTAATCTGGATGCGATATTTTTCACAACGAACTATCTGGGTATTTATGGGATTGAAAGTGTAAAAGATCTAGGCTTACAAATAGGAGAGGACATTGCATTCATCAGTTTCGATGACCACGATTTATTTCGTTTATACAGTCCCGGTATAACGTGCGTGGAACAACCAATTCACGACATTGCCAGGAATGTGATACAGGTCTTGATGAACGAACTGAACAACAATACCAACCAGATCAACCAGGTCGTATTGCCTGCAACCCTTGTCAAGCGTGGGTCCTGCTCGAAGCGGCTTTCTGGAAAAAGCGCGTCTTAA
- a CDS encoding SusC/RagA family TonB-linked outer membrane protein produces MKREQRKLGYAVTELKGADLAKTNSINPVAALQGKVAGVDISGAAGGPQAANRIVLRGAKSLNGKDQPIFVIDGVIFENEAANDEVNFGNVLKNFNPDDFETVTVLKGAAATALYGSRAINGAVLITSKKGVTRKGIGVDVSQTVQFEHAYRGPIDLQNSYGAGRYGPFQQDAQGNNVIDWAGAYSYGPKMQGQLAKLPNGEIVPYAAQPDNAMDGYQLGKYYNTNVSMEGGNDRATFRFSYSHLDNNSVQPNNEFSRNSFALKSTAVISKFLSAEGGVNYSVSDILNPTRQGGNYTNYNIGRKWTYVFPRNYDPAYWSARSITPTNAMADLNTTPGADYWFVLAKDSWERNEKLFSGNLSLTATATDYLKFLLRGTFSNEQNFDERKQWGRGNNFSGSDGMYATNGMNRSQHTFTGMAMFTPKTSEDWSVNLNVGAETWNSGIGYRFSNSTVNGLRLPGTFAITNSISTPNSNTQSLGRRRINSLFFAGSLAYKNAFFLDVTGRNDWSSALTYPAGYGKNTNSYFYPSVSAAWEFTESLKANMPSWISYGKLRASYAIVGGDTDPYQINAGYLTNGFFNGASTGADLPLFDIYNPDTYPNFNLKPSKSNSIEVGADVRFLNNRIGLDVAYYHTDVRNQIVTLPVANESGVRNRIINAGSMINKGIEIAINARPIEGKNFTWDMNLNGARNWNRIDKLVDGVDQVELGNDQDVMAIAMVGAAYGVIVTNYGFTPYQAKDGSGNNISNPNNGKPVIQANTNDMRYKYQRGYKVVGNITPDFNIGWSNNFAYKNWSLGFLLNARIGGDIFSASHQYGTGRGTTANTMYGRDAAHGGLTWTDNRGNVRDDGMIPDGVFADGYTVTANGTEVNVGGMSYRQAYDAGYVGALSPYEYYSMQGDWGIGIRETSVFDASYVALREISVGYTLPSSIASRLHLNKLRMMLVGRNLGYLYNNLPANINPEGLRNNSTFAFSEYGGAPQVRNYAFTIQVGF; encoded by the coding sequence GTGAAACGCGAACAACGTAAGCTCGGTTACGCAGTAACGGAACTGAAAGGCGCGGATCTCGCTAAAACCAACTCTATTAACCCGGTTGCCGCACTGCAGGGTAAGGTGGCAGGTGTAGACATTTCGGGCGCTGCCGGTGGTCCGCAGGCCGCTAACCGTATCGTGCTCCGCGGTGCAAAATCGCTCAACGGTAAAGACCAGCCGATCTTTGTGATCGACGGTGTAATCTTTGAGAACGAGGCTGCAAACGACGAGGTGAACTTCGGTAACGTACTGAAAAACTTTAACCCGGACGATTTCGAAACGGTGACTGTATTGAAAGGCGCCGCCGCTACTGCATTGTATGGCTCCCGTGCCATTAACGGTGCGGTACTCATCACCAGCAAAAAGGGTGTTACGCGTAAAGGTATCGGTGTAGATGTAAGCCAGACGGTTCAGTTCGAACATGCTTACAGAGGCCCGATCGATTTACAGAACAGCTACGGTGCCGGCCGTTACGGCCCCTTCCAGCAGGATGCACAGGGTAACAATGTGATCGACTGGGCAGGTGCGTACAGCTATGGTCCTAAAATGCAGGGGCAACTGGCCAAATTGCCGAACGGCGAAATCGTTCCCTACGCTGCACAACCCGACAACGCGATGGACGGCTACCAGCTGGGTAAATACTACAACACGAATGTATCAATGGAAGGTGGTAACGACAGGGCGACTTTCCGCTTTTCTTACTCTCACCTGGACAATAACAGCGTGCAGCCAAACAACGAGTTCAGCAGAAACTCTTTCGCTTTAAAATCTACTGCAGTTATCTCTAAATTCCTGAGTGCTGAAGGTGGCGTAAACTATTCCGTGAGCGACATCCTTAACCCGACACGCCAGGGAGGTAACTATACGAACTATAACATCGGCCGTAAATGGACGTATGTATTTCCAAGAAACTACGATCCTGCTTACTGGTCTGCCCGTTCCATCACGCCAACAAATGCGATGGCGGACCTGAACACGACGCCTGGCGCAGACTATTGGTTCGTACTGGCGAAAGATAGCTGGGAGCGTAACGAGAAACTGTTCTCCGGTAACCTTTCCCTCACTGCTACGGCAACCGATTACCTGAAATTCCTGCTTCGCGGTACTTTCAGCAACGAGCAGAACTTCGATGAGCGTAAACAATGGGGTCGTGGCAACAACTTCTCAGGCTCCGACGGTATGTATGCCACTAACGGCATGAACCGCTCGCAGCACACGTTTACTGGTATGGCGATGTTCACACCGAAAACAAGTGAAGACTGGAGCGTGAACCTGAATGTAGGTGCCGAAACATGGAACAGCGGTATCGGCTACAGGTTCAGCAACAGCACGGTGAACGGTTTAAGACTGCCTGGTACGTTCGCGATCACGAACAGTATCAGCACACCGAATTCCAACACGCAATCACTGGGCCGCAGGCGGATTAACTCCCTGTTCTTCGCCGGTAGCCTGGCTTACAAAAATGCGTTCTTCCTGGATGTAACCGGCCGTAACGATTGGTCTTCCGCCCTCACTTATCCCGCTGGTTACGGTAAAAACACGAACTCTTACTTCTATCCGTCTGTAAGTGCAGCCTGGGAATTTACCGAGTCGCTGAAAGCGAATATGCCTTCCTGGATCAGCTATGGTAAACTGCGCGCGTCTTACGCGATCGTAGGTGGCGATACGGATCCATACCAGATCAATGCCGGGTACCTTACAAACGGCTTCTTCAACGGTGCTTCTACCGGAGCTGATCTGCCTTTGTTCGATATTTACAACCCGGATACATATCCAAACTTCAACCTGAAGCCTTCCAAATCGAACAGTATTGAAGTGGGTGCAGACGTTCGTTTCCTGAATAACCGTATTGGCCTGGATGTGGCTTACTACCACACAGACGTGCGCAACCAGATCGTGACCCTTCCGGTAGCCAACGAATCCGGCGTAAGAAACAGGATCATCAATGCGGGTAGCATGATCAACAAGGGTATCGAGATCGCGATCAATGCAAGACCTATCGAAGGTAAAAACTTCACCTGGGACATGAACCTGAACGGCGCCCGTAACTGGAACCGTATCGATAAACTGGTCGACGGTGTTGACCAGGTGGAACTGGGTAATGATCAGGACGTAATGGCCATCGCAATGGTAGGCGCAGCTTACGGTGTAATTGTAACCAACTATGGCTTTACTCCTTACCAGGCGAAAGACGGCAGCGGTAACAATATCAGCAACCCGAACAACGGCAAACCTGTTATACAGGCCAACACCAACGACATGCGTTATAAATACCAGCGCGGTTATAAAGTGGTGGGTAATATCACACCTGACTTTAACATCGGTTGGTCCAACAACTTCGCATATAAAAACTGGTCACTCGGCTTCCTCCTGAATGCCCGTATCGGTGGCGACATCTTCTCTGCTTCTCATCAATATGGCACGGGTCGCGGTACCACGGCTAACACGATGTATGGCCGCGACGCGGCGCATGGCGGCCTTACCTGGACCGACAACCGCGGCAACGTTCGTGACGATGGTATGATCCCTGATGGTGTGTTTGCAGATGGTTACACGGTAACCGCGAATGGCACTGAAGTAAACGTTGGCGGCATGAGCTACAGGCAGGCATATGATGCCGGTTATGTTGGCGCGCTGAGCCCTTACGAGTACTACAGCATGCAGGGCGACTGGGGTATCGGTATCCGTGAAACTTCTGTGTTCGATGCTTCTTATGTAGCACTGCGTGAAATTTCCGTTGGATACACTTTGCCTTCTTCTATCGCATCACGTTTACACCTGAACAAGCTGCGTATGATGCTGGTAGGCCGTAACCTGGGTTACCTGTACAATAACCTGCCTGCAAACATCAATCCGGAAGGCCTGCGTAACAACAGCACTTTTGCCTTCTCCGAATACGGTGGCGCACCGCAGGTACGTAACTACGCGTTCACGATACAGGTTGGTTTCTAA